One genomic segment of Camelus ferus isolate YT-003-E chromosome 19, BCGSAC_Cfer_1.0, whole genome shotgun sequence includes these proteins:
- the SCAND1 gene encoding SCAN domain-containing protein 1, whose amino-acid sequence MSSARPRLPSFGVAQASPSSGNVFLFTPPSRRRSAAPTAAGQSVTSRAGDMEATDPGLVATGSLAPPSGEEERAGPNSGPERDSAGFSSTPEAPLPAPETSSPNAAVPEANPTPPAAASAALELPLVPAPLGSAPLAEAAPRSPPGPGSSRPGPETFRQRFRQFRYQDAAGPREAFRQLRELSRQWLRPDIRTKEQIVEMLVQEQLLAILPEAARARRLRRRTDVRITG is encoded by the coding sequence ATGAGCTCGGCGCGCCCTCGGCTTCCCTCCTTCGGGGTCGCGCAGGCTTCGCCCTCTAGCGGAAACGTCTTCCTCTTCACCCCTCCCTCGCGCAGACGCAGTGCCGCGCCCACGGCTGCCGGACAAAGCGTGACGTCCAGAGCCGGAGACATGGAGGCGACTGACCCGGGCTTGGTGGCAACTGGGAGCCTAGCGCCGCCGTCgggggaagaggaaagggccGGCCCGAACTCAGGCCCTGAGCGTGACTCTGCGGGCTTCTCGTCGACTCCTGAAGCCCCGCTACCTGCTCCTGAGACCTCCAGCCCCAACGCCGCGGTCCCCGAAGCAAATCCTACGCCTCCTGCGGCGGCCTCCGCGGCCCTGGAGCTGCCCCTCGTGCCCGCACCGCTGGGCTCCGCGCCACTTGCCGAAGCTGCTCCACGTTCCCCCCCAGGTCCTGGCAGCTCCCGGCCCGGCCCAGAGACGTTCCGCCAGCGATTCCGGCAGTTCCGCTACCAGGACGCGGCAGGCCCGAGGGAGGCATTCCGGCAGCTGCGGGAGCTCTCCCGCCAGTGGCTGAGGCCCGACATCCGCACGAAGGAGCAGATCGTGGAGATGTTGGTGCAGGAGCAGCTGCTCGCCATCCTACCCGAGGCGGCGCGAGCCCGGCGGCTTCGCCGCCGCACCGACGTGCGCATCACCGGCTGA